The following proteins come from a genomic window of Drosophila sulfurigaster albostrigata strain 15112-1811.04 chromosome X, ASM2355843v2, whole genome shotgun sequence:
- the LOC133847564 gene encoding circadian clock-controlled protein daywake-like — protein sequence MLKIALRVLPLLLGICGTLAQGYIPSALVRCPVDDKQCFKTQAEQYVKYYKNGIPEHGVPGVEPLELGALNFRLGNAKSPLQMELQATNIAVANFGNGMIVDSLQINASATDLTTPFNVIWKISFPELDINADYSLTGKFLILPMNSKGKLKTKLTKVVATATCFIQPEKRKDGNTYLKIVKISATESIGSIKINFTNLFKDAELNEATVKVFNDEFATFEGEIKPKLLNAITRKMNSVLQKLFDVMPYEGLFLNKKVK from the exons ATGTTAAAGATCGCGCTTAGAGTTTTGCCCCTTCTATTGGGCATTTGCGGTACGCTCGCCCAGGGATATATTC CCTCCGCTTTGGTTCGCTGTCCAGTGGATGATAAGCAATGCTTTAAAACTCAAGCAGAGCAATATgtgaaatattacaaaaatggAATTCCGGAGCATGGTGTTCCGGGCGTGGAGCCTTTAGAATTGGGAGCACTGAACTTTCGGCTTGGCAACGCAAAAAGCCCGTTACAAATGGAATTGCAAGCAACGAATATCGCCGTCGCAAACTTTGGCAACGGCATGATCGTAGATAGCTTGCAGATAAATGCCTCCGCCACGGATCTTACCACACCCTTTAATGTGATCTGGAAAATAAGTTTCCCCGAGCTGGATATCAATGCGGATTATTCGTTGACAGGCAAATTTCTTATCTTGCCCATGAATAGCAAGGGTAAGCTGAAAACCAAGCTGACCAAAGTAGTGGCCACTGCTACTTGTTTTATTCAGCCCGAGAAGCGTAAAGATGGCAACACTTACTTAAAGATCGTAAAGATCAGCGCAACAGAATCCATTGGCAG CATCAAGATAAATTTCACGAACCTATTCAAAGATGCGGAACTGAATGAAGCAACTGTGAAGGTGTTCAACGATGAATTTGCGACATTCGAGGGGGAGATCAAACCGAAGTTACTGAACGCCATCACACGTAAAATGAATTCCGTATTGCAAAAGCTCTTCGATGTGATGCCTTATGAGGGTTTGTTTCtcaataaaaaagtaaaataa
- the LOC133847538 gene encoding LOW QUALITY PROTEIN: period circadian protein (The sequence of the model RefSeq protein was modified relative to this genomic sequence to represent the inferred CDS: deleted 1 base in 1 codon): protein MEGESTESTHNTKVSDSAYSNSCSNSQSQRSGSSKSRLSGSHSSGSSGYGGKPSTQASSSDMVIKRNKEKSRKKKKAKCTQAQATVTTSLESTEEPQPRPSSGGCEQLQELQDTQQLCEPPPSEQLSEQLQLLETEQNGEVANQSEQAQQLPTSSCLSVSTLPGTGSMAVAGNAAVPGTGICVKSDKTYESAPGKLETVAAGVGKQQHHERSKEDSFCCVISMHDGIVLYTTPSITDVLGFPRDMWLGRSFIDFVHLKDRATFASQITTGIPIAESRGSMPKDARSTFCVMLRRYRGLTSGGFGVIGRAVNYEPFRLGLTFREAPEEARPDNYMVSNGTNMLLVISATPIKSSYKVPDEILSPKSPKFAIRHTATGIISHVDSASVSALGYLPQDLIGRSIMDFYHHEDLTAMKETYEMVMKKGQTAGASFCSKPYRFLIQNGCYILLETEWTSFVNPWSRKLEFVVGHHRVFQGPKQCNVFEMAPSAKPKISEEAQSRNTRIKEDIVKLLAETVSRPSDTVKQEVSRRCQALASFMETLMDEVTRADLKLELPHENELTVSERDSVMLGEISPHHDYYDSKSSTETPPSYNQLNYNENLLRFFNSKPVTAPVELDPPKVESSYVSSAREDARSTVSPVHGFEGSGGSGSSGNFTTGSNVRMSSVTNTSNAGTGTSGGGNSAAASGASANAPPVTVTLTESLLNKHNDEMEKFMLKKHRESRGRTGEKNKKSANEKMLEYSGPGHGHGIKRGGSHSWEGEANKPKQQLTLSGVGVGANVGVSDGHTLTKCPTPNTPSLASNQYVGSSLNCTQNINLWPPFSVGITTPSAHTTHTAVAQSSFSPQHSLFPAFYYIPAPLASASANAAAAANAANAHAPQRTHKSCDQPSTSQQAAAAAAAAAAMPLQYMAGVMYPHPSLFYTHPAAAAATAMMYQPMPFSSVGNALQMPERSSGSQSNYNKTVYTAQQVMVAPLSSNTKTQGAFHSITPSQLQRPASQATSVKAEPGSNVAPSDTSKKEVPDSPIASVTGEGDYTSDQPSNPANTKKYTDSNGNSDDMDGSSFSSFYSSFIKTTDGSESPPDNDKETKHRKIKTIIPLESKIVEHPEEDQTQHGDG, encoded by the exons atggaaGGCGAATCCACAGAGTCAACGCATAATACTAAGGTATCCGATTCAGCATATTCCAACAGCTGCAGTAACAGTCAGTCACAGCGCAG TGGCAGCTCCAAGTCGCGCCTTAGTGGTAGCCATTCATCGGGCAGCAGCGGCTATGGCGGCAAACCCTCGACCCaggccagcagcagcgacatGGTCATCAAGAGGAACAAGGAAAAGTCGcgcaaaaagaagaaggccAAGTGCACACAAGCACAGGCCACTGTCACAACATCCCTTGAGAGCACCGAGGAGCCACAGCCGAGACCAAGTAGCGGAGGTTGTGAGCAGCTCCAGGAACTTCAGGATACACAACAACTATGCGAACCACCGCCAAGTGAACAGCTCAGcgagcaattgcaattgctcgAAACGGAGCAGAATGGCGAGGTGGCAAATCAATCGGAGCAGGCACAACAGCTGCCCACATCGTCGTGCCTGTCGGTCAGCACATTGCCGGGCACCGGCAGCATGGCGGTTGCGGGCAACGCTGCTGTCCCCGGTACTGGCATTTGTGTAAAGTCCGACAAGACATACGAATCGGCGCCGGGAAAACTGGAGACGGTGGCAGCCGGTGTAGGCAAACAGCAGCACCATGAACGCTCCAAGGAGGATAGTTTCTGTTGTGTCATCTCCATGCATGATGGCATTGTGCTCTACACGACGCCCAGCATTACGGATGTGCTTGGATTTCCGCGCGACATGTGGCTGGGTCGTTCGTTTATCGATTTCGTGCATCTCAAGGATCGCGCCACATTCGCCAGTCAAATTACCACCGGCATACCCATTGCCGAGTCGCGGGGCAGCATGCCAAAGGATGCACGTAGCACATTTTGTGTGATGCTGCGACGCTATCGAGGTCTTACCTCGGGAGGTTTTGGGGTCATTGGACGTGCTGTTAACTATGAACCCTTTCGCCTGGGTCTTACGTTCCGGGAAGCTCCAGAGGAAGCACGTCCCGACAACTATATGGTCTCGAATGGCACAAATATGCTGCTCGTCATCTCCGCCACGCCCATCAAGAGTAGCTACAAAG TTCCAGATGAAATCCTGTCACCGAAGAGTCCCAAGTTTGCCATTCGTCACACCGCCACCGGCATCATTTCACATGTGGATAGTGCCTCAGTGAGCGCACTAGGATATCTGCCACAGGACCTCATTGGACGGTCCATTATGGATTTCTATCACCATGAAGATCTCACTGCAATGAAGGAAACCTACGAAATGGTCATG AAAAAAGGTCAAACAGCTGGTGCTTCCTTCTGCAGCAAACCGTACAGGTTTCTCATACAGAATGGGTGTTACATACTCCTCGAAACAGAATGGACTAGTTTCGTCAATCCCTGGTCACGCAAGCTGGAATTTGTCGTCGGACATCATCGAGTCTTTCAGG GTCCCAAACAGTGCAATGTGTTTGAAATGGCACCCAGTGCGAAGCCAAAGATATCCGAGGAGGCACAGAGCCGCAACACACGGATTAAGGAGGATATTGTCAAATTGCTGGCGGAGACGGTGTCGCGACCATCGGATACTGTTAAGCAAGAGGTTTCGCGTCGCTGCCAGGCCCTCGCCAGCTTCATGGAAACACTGATGGATGAGGTGACGCGGGCGGATCTAAAGCTGGAGTTGCCGCATGAGAACGAGCTAACCGTATCGGAGCGTGATAGCGTAATGCTTGGTGAAATATCGCCGCATCACGACTACTATGACAGTAAGAGTTCCACTGAGACGCCACCCAGCTACAATCAGCTAAACTATAACGAGAACCTGCTGCGTTTTTTTAACAGCAAGCCTGTCACCGCCCCCGTCGAACTCGATCCGCCCAAAGTGGAATCCTCGTATGTGAGCAGTGCTCGCGAGGATGCACGCAGCACCGTCAGTCCCGTACACGGTTTCGAGGGCAGTGGCGGCAGCGGTTCATCCGGCAACTTCACCACCGGCAGCAATGTGCGCATGAGCAGTGTGACCAACACTAGCAATGCCGGCACTGGCACCTCGGGCGGCGGCAATTCCGCTGCCGCCAGCGGGGCCAGTGCCAATGCACCGCCCGTTACGGTCACGCTCACCGAATCGCTGCTCAACAAGCACAACGATGAGATGGAGAAATTTATGCTGAAGAAGCATCGCGAGTCGCGTGGACGCACCGGCGAAAAGAACAAGAAATCCGCCAATGAGAAGATGCTCGAATATAGCGGACCGGGACACGGTCATGGCATCAAGCGCGGTGGCTCGCATTCCTGGGAGGGCGAGGCGAACAAACCCAAGCAACAGCTCACACTCAGTGGCGTCGGTGTGGGCGCCAATGTGGGCGTGTCCGATGGTCATACGTTAACCAAATGCCCAACGCCCAATACGCCATCGTTGGCCAGCAATCAATACGTTGGCAGCAGTCTCAACTGCACCCAGAACATTAATCTCTGGCCCCCCTTCTCGGTGGGCATAACAACACCCTCCGCTCACACCACCCACACGGCGGTCGCCCAAAGCAGCTTCTCGCCGCAGCACAGCCTCTTCCCCGCCTTCTACTACATCCCGGCGCCGTTGGCCAGCGCCTCGGCAAATGCGGCAGCTGCCGCGAATGCCGCCAATGCTCATGCACCGCAACGCACGCACAAAAGCTGCGATCAGCCGAGCACCTCGCAacaagcagccgcagcagcggcggcagctgcagccatGCCGCTGCAATACATGGCCGGTGTGATGTATCCGCATCCTTCGCTCTTCTACACGCATCCGGCGGCAGCGGCCGCGACCGCAATGATGTACCAGCCGATGCCCTTCTCGAGTGTTGGCAATGCCCTGCAGATGCCGGAAAGATCGAGTGGCTCACAgtccaactacaacaaaacgGTGTACACG GCACAACAAGTAATGGTGGCGCCGCTTTCGAGCAACACAAAGACTCAGGGAGCCTTTCATTCCATAACGCCGTCGCAGCTGCAACGTCCCGCATCACAGGCTACGTCCGTCAAAGCGGAACCGGGATCGAATGTGGCGCCATCGGATACATCGAAAAAAGAGGTGCCCGACTCACCAATAGCCTCGGTAACGGGCGAGGGCGACTACACATCTGATCAGCCTAGCAATCCCGCCAACACCAAG AAATACACGGACAGTAATGGCAACAGCGATGATATGGATGGCTCCAGTTTCTCCTCGTTCTACTCTTCGTTTATCAAGACCACCGACGGCTCGGAGAGTCCGCCCGACAACGACAAAGAGACCAAACACCGCAAAATCAAG ACCATTATACCGCTAGAAAGCAAGATTGTGGAACATCCGGAGGAGGATCAAACGCAGCACGGCGATGGATAG